Genomic DNA from Perca flavescens isolate YP-PL-M2 chromosome 14, PFLA_1.0, whole genome shotgun sequence:
GTTAGAGCCAAATATAACCTAATATACCTGGTTAGAGCACTAAAACACATGAATAAGATGTTTAATCAGCTAAAATTTATGAGCAATTGATTTAATCTGCATGTATCGCACCGCATGTTTCCTACAACAAAGAATTTTCTCAATGAGGCTTCCTTTGAGGGAGTACATGTCCATACTTGCCTGCACCTGACTGAGACATGGGGAGGTTCAGAGAGCCTCCCATAGAGGCATATAGTTAATTGCCCCTCCTACACACTACCACAAAGACAACCACTGACCTAAAAAGCCTGCAGTTACAACATTTGTCTGGAtcctccctgtgtgtttcaCCAGGAGGGAGAGCACATTTCTGTCTTCCAAAGGGAGTTTTAAAATGCTCTTttcattgtaaaaaaacaaaaaaacaagtgcACAATGGTTTGGTTTTACAGGGCGAGTACACATATTTGGAGAGCACACTGCTGAAGTCAGAGTCTGAATATAACTACAGCTGCTATAGTGTGGGAGTCAAGCATGTCTGCAGTTGGTGCGGTTATCGAGAGCAGAGCTAGGGGAAAAATCTCCAACTGATTTCCTTGCGAGCAGATGACACTGTGGTTTAAACTGGATAGCATCCTCTGTCTTTGcagatggaaaaaaaagctAGCAGTATAAATATCAACTCTTTGGCACTGTGTTGTTGATCTATTCTGTAATTTCCAGTCGATATCTATCCATGCTATTAATTTACATGTCAACAGCTGCATCTGATGAAAAACAAATGGCACAACAATGTTTGAaacaaagtttgacattttgggaaatacacgtATTCGCTTTCTaacagagagttagatgagaagattgataccacgtTACTTTGgcaaatatgaagctatagcTTGCaggtggttagcttagcttagcataacaactggaaacaggaggaaacagctaACCCGGCTCTGTCTACAGGtaacaaaaaacacataacaCCTCTAAAACTAGCTAATTAACAAGTTTTATCATGTTTGTTTAAGCCATACAAAAACTGAAGTGTTTTGCAGTTGCCGAGGTGGTGCTGGTAGGCAGGTTTTGTTACTGTTGGACAGAGCTAAGCTaactgtttctgtttgtttccagtctttaagcttagcttagctaagctaaaaataaaaataaattaaaaaaaaagcttagcTAAGCTTACCAGCTGCTGGCGAtagctctttttatttatttggatgCAGTGGGTCATAttacaacattgacatatcatCACCTTTAAGTTGATATAGCAAACctgttgcttatttacacatacagcagttacatataaacatttggagtcgtgtttctggcTACCTGATGCATGCAAGTTCAACATTccctctcttttagctctgtttttggtctttttagctcctgagggaaatatctcactctttagctgctaaatgcacCACTaccacaaagaaagtggaaggtgatggacatccggtagaatttccagcggcacctgaacaaccCCGGAAATGAAATgctcgtcgatatagactaactaGTCGCTAACAGccgatgagacaaaaaaaaaagaaaagaaacgctATGATAGCAGGGacagtgaaccaaaacagtgaaGTTGTGGGCCAGACAGCTaaatgagctgaaactcactATAAAGCTCCCTAAAGCggaggggagctgcagattcaggtgataGTTATCTGCAGGTTCATCAATGCGAGCGGCCCCTTTTTACATTGTCACACTGTTTTCACATTGTCATCCGATACATTGTTATgatgaaaatatgaataatagCTGCTTtaaatatgagagtggtatcaatcaaGTCTAGGCCAGGAAGCAAACAatcatatttcccaaaatgtcaaactttggAAAAGTGACATATAGCCACTGTTCCCACAATAAAAACGTCTGATAAAGGCTGATGACTGATGTGTCCATTTGTCTTTTGGGTTAACACTAGCCCTGCCTCATACCCAGTCAGTCACATTgctcacatacagacacactccACCCCTCTGTCCGCCCTCCAGCAGTTGGCACAGTGCTGTCTTCTCAAGCTCTCAGCTGTTACTGTGGCGTACCACTGACTGGACCAGCAGCTGTCGGGGACTGCAGCAACACTTTATCTATATCATCTCTAGATTAGAGCATCAGGAAATCAAGGTGAGGATAAAACATATGGCTTAAGTGTTTTTGGCATTCCCTTTCATCTCCACTATGGATAAATACAGTAGGGTTCATCTTCCAAAATACCTCTTACATCTCATTGGCCCATTTAAATTTAGAAATAGAGAGTACATAGTTGCAAAAAACGTAACGTTCAGCTTTTATTCTCTCAATCAAATACTGATCTATAAAATCATAGATACAGGAACCTATGTATATTTAAAACAGAGACCACATACCTTGCATAGAAGCAATTTttattagtatgtgtgtgtaaaataatgtTCATATCTGCAGTGCCGGTTTCCTTGAAAGTTTCATACAGGAAGCCAGACTCTGGAGTCGTTGTAAAAGAAGGATTGTTTAGGCGAAATGTGTGGATCATAGAAACCTGGAAAGAAGGAAAGGAGGTTGAACTTAATGCTTTCACACTAACAATTTTTTGACACAACTGAAATAATCAAATCAAGACTACATGCATGTCTTTCTCCTATAGCCAGAGAAAGTAATGTCAGGCAAATGATCAACCTGAGCTACACCCACAGAAAAAGAATTGTGAATGAAATTCCAAAAGTCCAGGAGGGGCATTCCCTGTTTAAATAAGTCACTCcaggtaaaaaagaaaatgctttttttttttttgtgctactTGTGTTAATCTATTTCTCTGGGTCACTTATTGGcttaaaatatgaatgtattgcacattttcttttttaagataaGCACGGCTATGTGGTGTAACAGACAGCAAATGTGGGCTTAGCACATCATCATAACCGATAAATAACACAGGTTAAAGTACAACAAAACTTTACCTCAGTCAACCCTCGCCAACCTTTCTGATTTTATAGATGTCAAGGGTCAAGACCCTTGTATGTAAATTATTTACAAGAGCATCATAACCAATACACATACAAAGGCAAACACTTAAATTTTTCCAGCCTCTTCCCAGACTTTATAAACGCAACAATACTTAATGTGTACATGCTTGTTTGATAGCCATATAACAACAAAGACTAATTACAACTAAGCCTGATAGCTAATTTTGCTCAGAAGGAATGAGACTATTGATGTAGATAAGCAGAAGGGAGACTGATGGGTGAAAGGAAGAATACTGGCAGCTTCTAGGAGTTACTTTATGGTGAAATGTCATTAAATTTTGATGTGCACCTACTTTTACTTACCCTGCCTCATTTACATATCCTTAAGTCAGCAGGTTTCCTACGTTCTCACACTCAATTTCAACAGCTCCCAGAGTAGGGATGCAAATGTAATGCAAACCTATcccaatgtatttatttaaagatgtaCAAATTAGCATGTGAATATAATGAGCAAATTAGTGCGTGAAAATTATGGCATTTCACACCACAACCACCTCACTGCAGAAGTCAGTATCTTGTGTTTAAGTGTGAATTTGTGTATAAAATGATTAGTCTAAAGGAAACCCTTTCTCTTGAGAGATAACCTGGTGTTTATAAGGTCATCACATCACCTGTTTTGTTTAGTTGTGCACAGAAATaagaaaatacatacataccaaCAACCAAAATGTCCTGTAAAAtgcatgtatttaaaaataaaaaagtatgttggattagtttttttttaggaattaCCTGGACCTGGCCTCAAGTCCGCTCGTGGGTTTTGGGGTATCCTTTCAGTTCTGGATGCAAACGCAGCAGTGGGCATGGGACGCTTAGACAGGCCGGTATAATCCCCTATGTCATACTGCCCAGGGCCTGGCAAGGGAGGATCCTTAGGGACAATCAAAGGAGGCGCTGATATTGCCAAATAATATCCCCTCCTTGAAACACAGTTAATAGAATTTACATTTTTAGACAAAAATTTAGATGCATAACCAAAGCGATAAATATTGTGTGTTTACTCACGGCAGGACGGTCCTCTTCACCGGAGCAGGGGTCTGATGGGGACTGTAGGCTCCTGGGCCTGGTACATGGTTGTTCATCAGAGGAGGGATTCTCTGGGTTTTTGATTTGAAGGGGGACAAGACTGCCTTGGAGCTGTGCTGGACTAAGTGGCTGGTCACCTCATAGTGGCCTTTAACAAATGTATGATGTAAGATGTAAAACTAAGATGCATACaattaagagaaaaaaaagatggatgaAATAATGCATGCAGAAGTTAGAGGAAAAAGAGGTAATTACATGGTGATGGCCCATTTTTGTTTAGGTAAAAAGCATCGCGTCCAGTTTTTGACAGGAAAGTTGATGTACCAACAACTGTGGAGAAGCTTTCTCTACTAACACAACTGACCTTTCCATGCAGAAGACACAAACAGCTGAACATTAACTACAAGATGCACaacaaagtctttaaaaagcaaCTTGCAtaatttacatacatacatacatcataTTGATTTGGGGCTGGAGTTTTGTGCTTTGGGCCATCCAGCTGCACAGCCACAGGCAACCTGAACACCCTGGAGACACCAATGTTGAAGTTATTCTTGTCTATGAAGGAGCTCTGCAGGTTGTATGCATTTGGTCCTGGGATGCCTCTCTGTGGGTTAGTAGAAGCCCTGGCAGTCTATTGGAGAGGATGATATGACAAATAATACTCCTGCTTgtgtttttacaatttttttgtgTATTCACAGGCAATCAGCAGAATATAAAAGGGCCCTGTTTTCATGTTATCTTTACTTTGTGTGGGAATTTGATAGTCATGTTGGAATACTTAACAGTTAAATGAATAACAGATTGAATAAAATATGAGATAAGATTTCAAATAAGTAGGCCTTTTTTTAACATGACCTCATATAATCTGTATAATCCTATGTTCCTGGCTGTGATAGCCCTGCTCAGCATGCACCTGAAATcagtgtaggctacttgattTAGGGGACCTGACCTTGGATGCAACAAAGCCTGTGGTGCCTTTCTTTGAGAAGGAAGGATTTTTACTTCAGCACTGGAAATAAAGCCATAGGTGCCTGGTCCTGGATTTTCATTCTGAAACAAAACACATTATGTTTATATTGAACTGGGTTTTTTTAGCTGATACTTTATAGTAATAGTTCGGAGAGTCCCATACCAGACAGACTTGTGAAGGGAATCTCCTAGCTTGAGATGAAAAAcctctcttttctttatttgttaTCACCACTCTTTGGTATTGTGTTGGTATTGAAGTTGAAACGGTGTAAGACGGAATCCTATCTGCTTTCaaatcaaaataataacaatattatAGTTATTaactaaaaaatgaaataaagtttTCACATAGACTCACTTTTATTCAGTCCTCGGTACATGTTGCCCATGGTTCAGTTGGTTAACACGAAGAAAGTCAGAAAATATGAAGCCAtattaaaaccatttaaaataaCACAGATCGTGTCGCTATGGCGCATGGCTGTATTGCTATGGTGACGTAAAAACAGAGCGGAACGGTGGTTGGACCTGACGTCCTGTTGTGGTCCTTCGGCGCCATCTCTCGGTAACATCGCCGTCCATCAGGCGCTTTATACCAACCCGCCTCTGTTTTGTTTCTAGCCAGATAGCTCCATCCATCATGGCGATGCATGCGAAGGCGACTCCACCACAGATCCCGGACACCCGCCGGGAGCTCGCCGAACTGGTGAAGAGGAAACAAGAACTCGCTGTGAGTCCGCGTTACCACAATTTTGTCAAAGTTGATAGCGGCACTGGTTGTGTTGTGCTATGTAGAAATACAGCTAACTAACTTTAATCTCATCGTTTCCTAGCCGAGGCCTGGCTAAGTGCTAAGCTAATGGTAGCAGTTGCTAACGGTGGCTATCCATGGTTCACTCTAGTAAAGCTAGTAGCTCCTGCTACCttggctagctagcttagctgcTGTTAGGACAATATTGTAGAGAGCGCAACATCTTCATTACTCCAGCTATCTCACGTCGACTCTTTTCGCAATGTTTAATTAAAACACTCAAGTATTGCTAGCTTCTCgactacattttatttca
This window encodes:
- the stpg1 gene encoding O(6)-methylguanine-induced apoptosis 2; this translates as MTIKFPHKTARASTNPQRGIPGPNAYNLQSSFIDKNNFNIGVSRVFRLPVAVQLDGPKHKTPAPNQYDVSCVSRESFSTVVGTSTFLSKTGRDAFYLNKNGPSPCHYEVTSHLVQHSSKAVLSPFKSKTQRIPPLMNNHVPGPGAYSPHQTPAPVKRTVLPRGYYLAISAPPLIVPKDPPLPGPGQYDIGDYTGLSKRPMPTAAFASRTERIPQNPRADLRPGPGFYDPHISPKQSFFYNDSRVWLPV